Part of the Phycisphaerales bacterium genome, AATTGCAGAGCAGGTAGTCCGTGAACTCGTTGATCCGGTGCTCATCGCGATTGATGAGTCCAAAGTCGGTCAGATTATCCGGATCAAAGTGCTCGTGGAAGCCGAGATCCTCGACGACTTTTCGTGGCAACCACCAGTCGTCTCTCGTCCCGGATCCAGACCCCATCGCTAGTACTCGTACACGCCGTGCTTGGTCTTGTTGCCCAGCCGTCCCGCCGTCACGAGCTGCTCGAGCTTGGGGCACGGGCGGTAGCGCTCGCTGTGCAGGCCGTCGGCCAGCACGTTCATGATGTGGGCGCAGGTGTCCAGGCCGATGAAATCAGCGAGGCGCAGCGGGCCCATCGGGTGGTTCATGCCCAGCTTCATGATCTCGTCGATGTGCTCGGGCTCGGCCACGCCCTCCATCCATGCGTAGAAGGCCTCGTTGATCATCGGCATCAGGATGCGGTTGGAGACGAAGCCCGCGCGGTCGTTGGCGGGCACGGCCGTCTTGCCCATGCGCTCGGAGAGCTCGAGCACGGCCTTCGTCACGCCCTCCTCGGTCGCCAGGCCGTTGATGACCTCGACCAGCCCCATGACCGGCACGGGGTAGAAGAAGTGCATGCCGATGACCTTCTCGGGCCGCTTCGTGGCGGCGGCGATGGCGGTGATCGAGATGCTGCTGGTGTTGGTCGCCAGGATGGCGTCCTTCGGCGTCACCTCGTCGAGCTTCGCGAAGATGTCGCGCTTGACCTGCTCGTTCTCGACGACGGCCTCGATCACGATCTGGCGGTCGCCCAGCTCGCCGACGTCGGTGGCGTACGAGATGCGGCCCAGGGCGGCGTCGGCGTCCTCCTGCTCCATCCGGCCCTTCTCGACGGCGCGGGCGAGGAGCTTCTGGTGCGTGGCCTTGCACCGCTCGACCTGGTCGGCCGAGGCGTCGAAGACGGTCACACCCAGACCGGCGACCGCCGAGACCTGCGCGATGCCGCCGCCCATCTGACCCGCTCCGACCACACCAACCTTCTCGATCCCAGCCGCCTCGATCGCCATCGCGTACACTCCTTCAGGAACCCGAACAGCCGGCGGGCCACGCTGGCGCCCGTGCCGACGGGGTCGCAACAATAGGGCCAAGCCCCGGATCGGCACCCCCGCATGGAGGCCTCCCCCATGGACCGCATCGCCCAGCTCGGCAAGATGCTCGACGCCGACCCGAGCGACACCTTCGTGCTGTACTCGCTGGGCCAGGAGCACGCCAAGGCCGGCCGGCACGACGAGGCCGTCGGCTTCTACGAGCGGTGCATCGAGGCCGACGCGGGCGAGCACTACGCCTACTTCCACATGGCCCGCTCGCTCGAGGCGATGGGCGAGGACGAGCGCGCCGCCGAGGCCCTCCGCATCGGCCTCACCCGCGCCACCGCCGACGGCAACCAGAAGGCCGCCGGCGAGATCGAGGCGTACCTGTCCCAGCTCGCCTGAGGCCGCACGGGGGCGAATCGTGCCCGAGCCGAAGACCATCTCGCTTTCGCCCAGGGGCCCCAACCGCTGGAAGCTGGTGACGCCCAACCACCGCGGCGCGACCATCGACGACGCGGCCGTGGTCGACGGCGGGCTGGTCAACGGCGATCCATGGACGCTCGAACTCGAAGAGCGTGCCAGCCGCGTCGTCGCCGAGGCGGGCGCACGAATCGCCGCTACAAGGCTGCTGCGGGTGAGGCCCAGGTCGAGCACTGAGCTGCGCGAGCGATTGGGCAAGCGCTTCCCTAAGGCCGCCGCGGATCGAGCCGTCGACGCGCTCGTCCGCAGCGGGGCCATCGACGACGCCCGGCTCGCGCACGACATGGCCGAGCACCTGGGCGAGCTCAAGCCGCACGCGCGCGAGGCCATCCGCGACCGCCTGGAGCGCGCGCAGCTCGGAGCCGACGCGCTCGAAGCCGCCCTCGACGCCCATGCCCCCAGCACGCGGGAAGGCGAGCGGGCCGACGACGCCGCTCGGGCCCAGCTCCGCCGGCTGCGGTCGCTCTCGCTCACGCCCGAGGCCACTCGGCGGCGGCTGTACGGCGCCCTGGCCCGCCGGGGCTTCGACGCCGAGACCGCGGCGGAGGCCGTGGAGCGGATCCTGGGCGTCGACGACGACGGATTCTGAAGACGCCCTCGCCCTGGCCGGCTGAATAGCATCGCCCATGTCCAGGAATGCACGAATCGCTGCCGGTTGTCTCGCCGGCGTCTCACTCGCCGCACTGTGCGGGTGCGTCGCTCAACGCCCGACGGAGGCCACCTATGGCAAGATCATGGGTGCCGCGCCGTTGCCTGCATTGACGCAGGACCGCCCCGATGGGCCAATGAGCGCTGCAACGCCGCAGGCCAACGTCCTCGACCGCAGCGGCTGGGAGCCCATCGCCCTGCTGGCTCCGAACGACCTCACGCTCCACCCGCCCCACTACGCCCCGAGCCGCCTGCCCACGACCGGCGACTGGCGCTACGACGGCACGCTGCCCACGCTCTTGAACGTCGACCGATACGGCAGCAGCAACAAGCACCAGCTCAAGAGCCTGGCGATCGAGCCGTTCCTGCAGGCGTACGACCTCGTGATGATCCCGGTGCGGATGATCACGCAGACGCCGCCCAACCGCCTCGATGCCTCGCCCGACACCAGCTACGCTCGCGAGCCCAACGCGTGGCGGACCGACCTGCCCGCCACCGGACGCCCGATCGGCGAGCCCGGAGGCGTCGTCATCTCGCGTCCGGCCGAGGGCCGCCAATCGTGACCGGCTCGTTCGACGAGCAAGGCCTTCCCGCGGGCTACCCGTTCAAGCCGAGCTACGAAGTCTCGCCCAGGCGTGCGGCCGAGATGATGGCCAGCGGCGAGGCGCTGCTCGTCGACGTTCGCCTGGCCGAAGAGCTGGATGTCGCGTCATTGCCGGGCGTCGCCGACCACGTTCACGCGCCGCTGCACGAGCTCAACGACCACCTAGACGACATCGAGGACGCCGCCAACGGCAGGCCGATCCTCACGCTCTGCCATCACGGCGTGCGATCGATCAAGGCCGCGCTGGCGCTGCGTGGCTGCGGATTCGAGGGCGCTCTGTCGATCGCCGGCGGCATCGAGAACTGGTCGCTGGCCATTGACCCATCGGTGCCCCGCTACCTGCGCGACGGGGCCCACTGCACGCTGGTGGAGTAGGCACCTCTACGCCGCGGACCGGGCCTTCAGGGCGTCGCGAATCGCCGAAACCAGCACATCGCGGTTCGTCGGCTTTTCCATGTACGCATCGCAGCCTGCCTCGATGCAGTGCGCTCGGTCGCCGTCCATCGTGTGGGCGGTCAGGGCGATGATCGGCACGTCGCAGCCCTTCTCCCGCAGCTTCCGGGTGGTCGTGTAGCCGTCCATCCTGGGCATCTGCATGTCGGTCAGGATGACCTGGACCGGCAGCGGCGAAATGAGCGGCCCGTCGACGTGGCCGTTCGTGGTCAGCGCCTCGATCCCGTTCACGCCGTCTCTGGCCGTCATCACGTGCGCCCCGGCGCGCTCCAGGTGCATTTCGATGAGCCTGAGATTGTCGACGCCGTCCTCGATCACGAGGACGGACATGCCTGCCAGCGGACCATCCTGGCCGCCTTCGCGAGATGTTTGCATCAACGATGACTCCTGGAGTTCGAGCGGACCGGGCGGAAGCATCGACGCGCCCTCGACCGTTCCAACTCCGATGGACAAGGTGAACGTGCTTCCCTTGCCCGGCCGGCTCTGCACGGCGATGTCGCCCTGCAACATCTGGGCAATGCGCTTACTGATGAGAAGGCCGAGGCCGGTGCCGCCGAAGCGACGCGTCGTCGAAGCATCGGCCTGCGTAAACGCGTTGAACACGCGGTCCATCTGCTCTGGCGTCATGCCGATGCCGGTGTCCTGGACCTCGATACGGATGGTGCCGCCGTCGAGCTCGGCCTCGTACGCCATCGACACGGTCACGCCGCCTTCGCGGGTGAACTTGATGGCGTTGCCGATGAGATTCACCAGTATCTGTCGCAGCCTGGTCGGATCGGTCCGGACGACTTCCGGCACGCCCGTCGAACATTGCATCGAGAACGCCAGCGACTTCGCATCGGCGTTCACCCGCATGAGCTGGCCCACCCCGCGGAGGACGTCGGCCGGATTCGTCTCGATCGACTCGACGCCCATGCGTCCTGACTCGATCTTGGAAACGTCGAGGATGTCGTTAATGATGGTGAGCAGGTACTCACCGTTGCGTCGGATCGTGTGCAGGTGCGACGACCGTTCTCCAGCGGGAAGGGTCGGATCATCCAGCAATTCCGCGTAGCCCAGAATGGCTGTCATGGGCGTTCGGATCTCGTGGCTCATGTTCGCCAGAAACTCGGTCTTGCTCCGGCTGGCATCCTCGGCCCGGAGCCTGGCCTCCTGTAACTCGGCCTCGCGCTGCACCTCGGCCGTGACGTCCCGAGCGGTACCGTAGAGCCCGATCACCTGATCCTGGTCGTCCGTGCGGGCGCGGCCTTCGACGGCAACGTAGCGGACGCCGTTGCGCTCCTCGCGGCGCTCAAGCGTGAGCGCGTACGGCGTGCCCTTCGTCTTCGCGAGTTCGATGGCGGCGTGAAGTCGCTCCGCATCCGCGGGCAGGTAGCAGCCGATCGCAAGCTCGGATGACGGCGTGGTTTGGGTCGGATCGCAGTCGAACAGCTCGAAGAGTTGCCGCGACCAGGTGACCTCGTCGCTGCGCAGGTCGTGGTCCCAGCTTCCCATACGCGCAATCGACTGGGCCACTTCGAGCGCCTGATTCGACGCCGCCAACGCCTCGCGCTGGGCGCGCTGGTCGGTGACGTCTTGGAAGGCGCCTACTAGCCGGACGATCTTGCCGTTCTCATAGACCGGCTCACCAACAGCGCGGACCCATCGCCTGTTGCCCTTGGCGGTCACGATCCGGCACTCAACGTCCCAGGGCCTTCCTTCGCGAATG contains:
- a CDS encoding 3-hydroxybutyryl-CoA dehydrogenase gives rise to the protein MAIEAAGIEKVGVVGAGQMGGGIAQVSAVAGLGVTVFDASADQVERCKATHQKLLARAVEKGRMEQEDADAALGRISYATDVGELGDRQIVIEAVVENEQVKRDIFAKLDEVTPKDAILATNTSSISITAIAAATKRPEKVIGMHFFYPVPVMGLVEVINGLATEEGVTKAVLELSERMGKTAVPANDRAGFVSNRILMPMINEAFYAWMEGVAEPEHIDEIMKLGMNHPMGPLRLADFIGLDTCAHIMNVLADGLHSERYRPCPKLEQLVTAGRLGNKTKHGVYEY
- a CDS encoding tetratricopeptide repeat protein, which produces MDRIAQLGKMLDADPSDTFVLYSLGQEHAKAGRHDEAVGFYERCIEADAGEHYAYFHMARSLEAMGEDERAAEALRIGLTRATADGNQKAAGEIEAYLSQLA
- a CDS encoding RecX family transcriptional regulator, with the protein product MPEPKTISLSPRGPNRWKLVTPNHRGATIDDAAVVDGGLVNGDPWTLELEERASRVVAEAGARIAATRLLRVRPRSSTELRERLGKRFPKAAADRAVDALVRSGAIDDARLAHDMAEHLGELKPHAREAIRDRLERAQLGADALEAALDAHAPSTREGERADDAARAQLRRLRSLSLTPEATRRRLYGALARRGFDAETAAEAVERILGVDDDGF
- a CDS encoding rhodanese-like domain-containing protein → MTGSFDEQGLPAGYPFKPSYEVSPRRAAEMMASGEALLVDVRLAEELDVASLPGVADHVHAPLHELNDHLDDIEDAANGRPILTLCHHGVRSIKAALALRGCGFEGALSIAGGIENWSLAIDPSVPRYLRDGAHCTLVE
- a CDS encoding PAS domain-containing protein; translated protein: MEDLARLTTNAIVVTDADRRVQWVNEGFTRLSGYTLDEIFGQNPDDVLIDEQIDAQASAEICERLSAGESFQGELRLRSKDGSSYWVLVDVQPCRDERGHLTGFMSVQTDITERKQEQIEHERALVEQAARTEMALSVGKLGTWHWDVQSGSLTLDDQWTRSTIDVPPADAPNARPWSSRIHREDVGPTLRALSAHLRNGAPFEDVRFRARQRGGGWRWISASGRVVSADAQGRPTRMIGTHSDVTEQAEAQLRLREAMETTELALEAGRMGLWMWDLDTGGFTFDQRWAAMLGERAVDLLDDATTLLTRVHPADIVELEGEIERHAQDATTFVDVQYRVRHRNGSWRWMRLFATSIKAMGRQRVDRIVGIQMDVHEQVEAQVRAARREALLANTIRITAIGGWELEVETEELYWSDEVRLIHEVPPDYTPSVERAIEFYEGVSRREITECVEQGIREGRPWDVECRIVTAKGNRRWVRAVGEPVYENGKIVRLVGAFQDVTDQRAQREALAASNQALEVAQSIARMGSWDHDLRSDEVTWSRQLFELFDCDPTQTTPSSELAIGCYLPADAERLHAAIELAKTKGTPYALTLERREERNGVRYVAVEGRARTDDQDQVIGLYGTARDVTAEVQREAELQEARLRAEDASRSKTEFLANMSHEIRTPMTAILGYAELLDDPTLPAGERSSHLHTIRRNGEYLLTIINDILDVSKIESGRMGVESIETNPADVLRGVGQLMRVNADAKSLAFSMQCSTGVPEVVRTDPTRLRQILVNLIGNAIKFTREGGVTVSMAYEAELDGGTIRIEVQDTGIGMTPEQMDRVFNAFTQADASTTRRFGGTGLGLLISKRIAQMLQGDIAVQSRPGKGSTFTLSIGVGTVEGASMLPPGPLELQESSLMQTSREGGQDGPLAGMSVLVIEDGVDNLRLIEMHLERAGAHVMTARDGVNGIEALTTNGHVDGPLISPLPVQVILTDMQMPRMDGYTTTRKLREKGCDVPIIALTAHTMDGDRAHCIEAGCDAYMEKPTNRDVLVSAIRDALKARSAA